In Burkholderia gladioli, a genomic segment contains:
- the gyrB gene encoding DNA topoisomerase (ATP-hydrolyzing) subunit B gives MTEQHNSQPDNSSYGASSIQILEGLEAVRKRPGMYIGDTSDGTGLHHLVFEVLDNSIDEALAGYCNDIHVTIHADNSISITDNGRGIPTDVKMDDKHEPKRSAAEIVMTELHAGGKFDQNSYKVSGGLHGVGVSCVNALSSWLRLVVKRNGKKHFMEFHRGVAQDRVLETRDGVEVSPMAVTGDTENRGTEVHFMADPTIFGTVEYHYDILAKRIRELSFLNNGVRIRLTDQRSGKEDDFAFVGGVKGFVEYINKTKSVLHPTIFHIIGEKDGVGVEVAMQWNDSYNENVLCFTNNIPQRDGGTHLTGLRAAMTRVINKYIVDNEIAKKAKVETSGDDMREGLSCVLSVKVPEPKFSSQTKDKLVSSEVRAPVEEVVAKALEEFLLETPNDAKIICSKIVEAARARDAARKAREMTRRKGVLDGVGLPGKLADCQEKDPAKCEIYIVEGDSAGGSAKQGRDRKFQAILPLRGKVLNVEKARYDKLLSSEQIVTLVTALGCGIGKEDYNLEKLRYHRIIIMTDADVDGAHIRTLLLTFLYRQMPEMIERGYVYIAQPPLFKIKAGKDERYLKDESELNAHMLRLALQGSELQPGSGADAISGEALGALARSYLLSRAVVGRLGRLYDPAALEAVMDGVAIDLAGEDAALKSASALQAAMLESDAMKNEVRVIPTYDEIREHWSLRIERPHHGNVRVSVIDEEFLLTADYKQLVSTADTFKDLIGEGALIKRGERSQAVKDFKGAMQWLMADAERNVSKQRYKGLGEMNPEQLWETTMDPNVRRLLRVQIEDAIAADGIFTTLMGDEVEPRRAFIESNALRAGNIDV, from the coding sequence ATGACTGAACAGCACAACTCGCAACCCGACAACAGCAGCTATGGCGCCTCGTCGATCCAGATCCTCGAAGGTCTGGAAGCGGTCCGCAAGCGTCCCGGGATGTACATCGGCGACACATCGGATGGAACTGGTCTGCACCACCTCGTATTCGAAGTGCTCGACAACTCGATCGACGAGGCCCTGGCGGGTTACTGCAACGACATCCACGTCACGATCCACGCCGACAACTCGATCTCCATCACCGACAACGGCCGGGGCATCCCGACCGACGTGAAGATGGACGACAAGCACGAGCCCAAGCGCAGCGCCGCCGAAATCGTGATGACCGAGCTGCACGCCGGCGGCAAGTTCGACCAGAACAGCTACAAGGTGTCGGGCGGCCTGCACGGCGTGGGCGTGTCCTGCGTGAACGCGCTGTCGAGCTGGCTGCGCCTGGTGGTGAAGCGCAACGGCAAGAAGCACTTCATGGAGTTCCATCGCGGCGTGGCGCAGGACCGCGTGCTGGAAACGCGCGACGGCGTGGAAGTGTCGCCGATGGCAGTCACCGGCGACACCGAGAACCGCGGCACCGAAGTGCACTTCATGGCCGATCCGACCATCTTCGGCACGGTCGAGTATCACTACGACATCCTGGCCAAGCGGATTCGCGAACTGTCGTTCCTGAATAACGGCGTGCGGATCCGCCTGACCGACCAGCGCTCGGGCAAGGAAGACGATTTCGCCTTCGTGGGCGGCGTGAAGGGCTTCGTCGAGTACATCAACAAGACCAAGAGCGTGCTGCATCCCACGATCTTCCACATCATCGGCGAGAAGGATGGCGTGGGCGTGGAAGTGGCCATGCAGTGGAACGACAGCTACAACGAGAACGTGCTGTGTTTCACCAACAATATTCCGCAGCGGGACGGCGGCACCCACCTCACGGGCTTGCGCGCGGCGATGACGCGCGTGATCAACAAGTACATCGTCGACAACGAGATCGCCAAGAAGGCCAAGGTGGAAACCTCGGGCGACGATATGCGCGAAGGGCTTTCCTGCGTGCTGTCGGTGAAGGTGCCGGAACCGAAGTTCAGCTCGCAGACCAAGGACAAGCTGGTGTCGTCGGAAGTGCGCGCGCCGGTCGAGGAAGTGGTGGCGAAGGCGCTGGAGGAGTTCCTGCTCGAGACGCCGAACGACGCGAAGATCATCTGCAGCAAGATCGTCGAAGCGGCCCGGGCGCGCGATGCGGCCCGCAAGGCGCGCGAGATGACGCGACGCAAGGGCGTGCTGGATGGGGTTGGCCTGCCGGGCAAGCTGGCGGACTGCCAGGAGAAGGATCCGGCCAAGTGCGAGATCTATATCGTCGAGGGTGACTCGGCAGGCGGATCGGCCAAGCAGGGCCGGGATCGGAAGTTCCAGGCGATCCTGCCGCTGCGCGGCAAGGTGCTGAACGTCGAGAAGGCGCGGTATGACAAGCTGCTGTCGTCGGAGCAGATCGTCACGCTGGTGACGGCGCTGGGTTGCGGGATCGGCAAGGAGGACTACAACCTCGAGAAGCTGCGCTATCACCGCATCATCATCATGACCGACGCGGACGTGGATGGCGCGCACATCCGGACGCTGCTGCTCACGTTCCTCTATCGCCAGATGCCGGAGATGATCGAGCGCGGCTATGTGTATATCGCGCAGCCGCCGCTGTTCAAGATCAAGGCCGGGAAGGACGAGCGGTATCTGAAGGACGAGAGCGAGCTGAACGCGCATATGCTGCGGCTGGCGCTGCAGGGCTCGGAGCTGCAGCCGGGTAGCGGCGCGGATGCGATCTCGGGTGAGGCGCTCGGGGCGCTGGCTCGGTCGTATTTGCTGTCGCGGGCGGTGGTGGGGCGCTTGGGGCGCCTGTATGACCCGGCGGCGCTCGAGGCCGTGATGGATGGCGTGGCGATTGATCTGGCCGGCGAGGACGCGGCGCTGAAGTCGGCAAGCGCGCTGCAGGCGGCGATGCTGGAAAGCGACGCGATGAAGAATGAAGTGCGCGTGATTCCGACTTATGACGAGATTCGCGAGCATTGGTCGCTGCGGATCGAGCGGCCTCATCACGGGAATGTGCGGGTTTCGGTGATCGATGAGGAATTCTTGCTCACCGCCGATTACAAGCAGCTGGTTAGCACCGCCGATACGTTCAAGGATTTGATCGGGGAAGGGGCGCTTATCAAGCGTGGCGAGCGTTCGCAAGCGGTGAAGGACTTCAAGGGAGCGATGCAGTGGCTGATGGCCGATGCGGAGCGCAATGTCTCCAAGCAGCGGTATAAGGGGCTGGGGGAGATGAACCCCGAGCAGCTTTGGGAGACGACCATGGATCCGAATGTGCGGCGCTTGTTGCGTGTGCAGATCGAGGATGCGATTGCTGCGGATGGGATCTTTACGACGCTGATGGGGGATGAGGTGGAGCCGCGTCGGGCTTTCATTGAGAGTAATGCGTTGCGGGCGGGGAATATTGATGTTTGA
- a CDS encoding DUF262 domain-containing protein produces MSFRTAEPALKDVLDGIAAGQIQLPDFQRGWVWDDNHIRSLIASLSLSYPIGAVMFLEAGGVPFKPRLFAGVHLQPAPKPKTLVLDGQQRLTSMYLSLRSGQPVPTRTEKGADISRLYFLDMAKCLDPDADREEAVISVPETQQITTDFGRKVELDVSTPDLQYAQRIFPVALLFDIQGFMIWESGFSAHHQFDAETMQFMQKFRNEIWLRFQQFKVPAIELTQDTPREAVCQVFEKVNTGGVTLTVFELMTATFAADEFNLRDDWDARRERLTAKHDVLEAVDGTSFLTAITLLASYRRHLAQKTAVSCKRADVLKLNLGDFKALEAALELGFKRAAELLAEEKIFDERGLPYATQLVPLAAICAQLGDRTTLHSVKQSLLRWYWSGVLGELYGGANETRFAMDIQDVVAWIDGGAEPRTVRDANFAPTRLLSLQSRLAAAYKGLATLLMKHGGRDFVSGTPIDLNTYFNNAIDIHHIFPRAWCEKQKLPKDKWNSVVNKAPLAAGTNRFISGDAPSVYLGRIEKAKQVPPHSLDEFLVSHVIPAPVLRADDFDAFIRLRAGALLNLIEQATGKAVSGRDSEDTVKAFGGALTS; encoded by the coding sequence ATGAGTTTCCGTACCGCAGAGCCAGCGCTTAAGGATGTTCTCGACGGCATCGCTGCCGGCCAAATTCAGCTTCCCGATTTTCAGCGCGGCTGGGTCTGGGACGACAACCACATCCGCTCACTGATTGCGAGCCTTTCGCTGTCTTATCCCATCGGGGCGGTCATGTTCCTTGAAGCGGGGGGCGTGCCTTTTAAGCCGCGGCTGTTCGCGGGGGTGCATCTCCAGCCGGCACCCAAGCCCAAGACTTTGGTGCTCGATGGCCAGCAGCGCCTGACCTCCATGTATCTGTCGCTGCGCAGCGGCCAGCCGGTGCCGACGCGCACGGAGAAAGGTGCGGACATTTCTCGGCTTTACTTCCTCGACATGGCCAAGTGCCTGGATCCAGACGCTGACCGAGAGGAGGCCGTGATATCGGTTCCCGAGACTCAGCAGATCACCACGGATTTTGGCCGCAAGGTTGAATTGGATGTCAGTACGCCCGACCTTCAGTATGCCCAGCGCATATTCCCAGTCGCGCTGCTGTTCGACATTCAAGGCTTCATGATTTGGGAGAGCGGCTTCAGTGCGCATCACCAGTTCGATGCGGAGACGATGCAGTTCATGCAGAAGTTCCGCAACGAGATCTGGCTGCGCTTTCAACAGTTTAAAGTGCCGGCCATCGAGTTGACTCAAGACACCCCCCGCGAAGCCGTATGCCAGGTGTTTGAGAAAGTGAACACCGGCGGAGTGACGCTCACTGTATTCGAGCTGATGACGGCCACTTTTGCTGCCGACGAATTCAACCTGCGCGACGACTGGGATGCCCGTCGTGAGCGGTTGACTGCCAAGCACGACGTGCTGGAGGCGGTGGATGGCACGAGCTTTCTGACGGCTATCACCCTGCTGGCCAGCTACCGGCGACACCTGGCGCAGAAGACCGCGGTTAGCTGCAAGCGTGCTGACGTGCTAAAGCTGAATCTGGGTGATTTCAAGGCACTGGAAGCTGCGCTGGAGTTGGGCTTTAAGCGTGCCGCCGAACTGCTGGCCGAAGAGAAGATCTTTGACGAGCGCGGCTTGCCTTACGCCACGCAGTTGGTCCCCTTGGCCGCCATTTGCGCGCAGCTGGGCGACCGGACGACGCTGCATAGCGTCAAGCAGAGCCTGCTTCGCTGGTACTGGAGCGGCGTGCTGGGTGAGTTGTACGGGGGTGCCAACGAGACACGCTTCGCAATGGACATTCAAGATGTCGTTGCCTGGATTGACGGCGGTGCGGAACCGCGCACGGTACGCGACGCAAATTTTGCCCCCACCCGCCTGCTATCGTTACAGAGCCGTCTAGCGGCGGCCTACAAGGGCCTGGCCACTCTCTTGATGAAGCACGGTGGGCGCGATTTTGTCAGTGGTACGCCCATCGACCTGAATACCTACTTCAACAACGCCATCGACATTCACCACATCTTTCCGCGCGCTTGGTGCGAAAAGCAGAAGTTGCCCAAGGACAAGTGGAACAGTGTGGTCAACAAGGCACCGCTTGCCGCGGGCACTAATCGATTCATCAGCGGTGATGCGCCCAGCGTCTACCTGGGCCGTATTGAAAAGGCCAAGCAAGTGCCGCCGCACAGCTTGGACGAGTTCCTGGTTTCGCACGTCATTCCGGCGCCGGTTCTCCGGGCGGACGACTTTGACGCCTTCATCCGCCTGCGCGCCGGTGCATTACTGAATCTCATTGAGCAGGCCACGGGCAAGGCCGTGTCGGGGCGCGATAGCGAGGATACTGTCAAGGCATTTGGGGGCGCTTTGACGTCGTGA
- a CDS encoding DUF3304 domain-containing protein, giving the protein MMTLAKFRSPIFIAVFSSFTLAACASVMDDQRAGSEQTLAMVPANHTNRYTVGIYVDKHWAGGVNPQAGGTKSTCGFPGMKDWSKPVTVTWVWGTEEDPATKAITMPREKHSVQVNFPAGGPHRDLDWHKSDAYLCVILRDLNTAELAFSPTGSGCMSK; this is encoded by the coding sequence ATGATGACCCTTGCCAAATTTCGGAGCCCGATATTTATAGCAGTGTTTTCGAGCTTTACTCTAGCCGCATGCGCCAGTGTCATGGATGATCAACGTGCCGGAAGTGAGCAAACTCTCGCGATGGTGCCGGCCAATCACACCAACCGCTACACGGTAGGCATCTATGTTGACAAGCATTGGGCCGGGGGAGTGAACCCTCAGGCTGGCGGCACAAAGTCGACATGCGGCTTCCCCGGCATGAAGGACTGGAGCAAGCCCGTTACCGTTACATGGGTATGGGGAACAGAGGAAGATCCAGCAACCAAGGCAATCACAATGCCTCGTGAAAAACATAGCGTCCAGGTCAACTTTCCTGCTGGCGGCCCACACCGCGATCTCGACTGGCATAAATCGGATGCCTACCTGTGTGTCATCCTGCGAGACCTCAACACGGCCGAGTTAGCATTTTCTCCAACCGGATCGGGTTGTATGAGCAAGTGA